CGAATTTATTAAGGTTGTTGTACTAAATAAATTGCAGCATTGATATGCTCGCACGTGCAAATATCAATGGAAGTcaaatggtaataataataatttacaggGTTACAGGGACAATCCGAAGATTAATGCCATAGCTGTAGTCAAAGGCAAATTAGAAGGTACCAATACATCCTGGCTTTATGAATATTACTTACGATGTATTGATTGAAGTATACACTTTGATGATGTAGTTCGTGTACTTATAAGTTTGTCTTCATTTTCTCAGATGTACCTCAATTGGGGCCGATCCCTCAAGAACCGGAGGAATACCGTGGCATGcaggatgaagaagaagaggcCGTTGTTCGCAGTCGGCACACTAGTGGACCGCGCACGCCAGATCCCTACTCGATAGATGACACATCAATTTTACTTCCTATTTATGTAGCAATAGGAGCATTTATACCTCTCCTTTTCTGTTTATGCAAACTTTAATTTAGCTCCGGATAGATTCCTATTCCGCCAACTTCCTAGTTTTCATACACTTAATTAATATAAGGACATATAGAAGgcataaaaatatgattttctaTTGTTAGTGAGCTATTAATATGTTGCTTGACGTACAACCCAAATTACAGAGAATTTATTGCATTGTGCTAAagattatattaaattatttcatttatagGTGATAATATTGTCGGTtagtatttatataattaatgataattaactttttgttatttaccAGACAGGATCAATGTCTGCAGATAGATGAACATTTGCCAATCCATACGATTGAATCTGCTTACCTATTACGTAAAGTATTCAATTAGACTGCTACAATTTCACCTTGTGATCCTAGAGAAACTTTAATTAGTTGAAAATGCTAGCTGTGAATAAGGACAATTCACACCATGTACGgaattatttaataaacagTTGTATCCAACGTGATCTCTCCGGACATGTGACCGCAACATGTTATTTTCAACGGAAATTCCGAATCGAACGTGcggtgttttattttttccgttCTGCTAAGGTTTTATAGATTAATGTAACGTGATACTTTCGCCTTGTGTCAAACCAGCAACTGTTACTGTTTCCCTAAATTGTTTGGTACTCTCAAGGTCCCTTTACATGTTACAGAACTGCAATTAAATTACACAGAATTCACCTTGGAAATGTTCTATTGCGAGTGTTAAACTCCTTATTCTGTTTATTATTGACCATGTGGAGGGGCGATTGAAGTTATATTTAGGTAATAACGTTATATATTTGTTATCAACCAGGTTCTAGATAAATGTGTAATTGATTGCTTGATGGCCACGTCAATTGTGGAATCATCATAGTATTGACAGTATCTAAAATTAGCTatcaaaaataagaaaatgtaATTTGCCCGTTGTGCAGGGCACAATTTGCCATGATTAGCTTTTCAAGTGAAATCAGGTATATTATAGTAACGTGGACATAAATGTTTGGAAATTGTCGAGAATCAATTCCAGGGTATTGTACCTCCAAACTGTTCTTGCACCGAATTGATTATGCTAGTTCTCATCTTGGGAAAACGAACAGTCTACAAGTTGGAGCTGCTGAACTGATAAAAGCGCATTATAATTATCAGTGCCACGAGTTTACATTCGCATGTATTTGGTGACAAGTAACAAGATATGATCTTTTGTTGagtaatatattgtataattataatggaAGGACAGACGatattgataattttgatGCAATCTACCTACTTATGTAACTTGTAGCTATGTAAACTGTTGGTGTACACCGGGGGTATTTTCCGTTCGCCTCGCAACGCGCGTTTTCGCTCGAGTCTACTTGCACGGCGAATGACGAGGCGCCGATACTCTCAAACCGCAACTATATTTATATCAGCAACATGTGGAAGTTGGAGATTAGATTCAACGTTTCCTTACGAACAATGAACTACAAATACACGATTGAATTCGatgtttcttgaaaaaaataattacctgCAAGTATACCTACGCTCATGCTTAAACAGAAAATCCGTAATTTTTACCGGTGAATTTAAATGTCTACTTCTTATGGTGAAGTTCAATCAGTCAGGTCGAGTAAAGAGCATTGTCTCGTCAATTCTTAATCTGTAAATGCATCTGCTTCTGAGACTAGTATATTAATTCGCTATTAACTAACTCAATACGCATTTTTAAGGTGCTCTACAGGATCTAGGAAACATTTGTGATCAGGACTTATCGTTTTTCATCATTAAAAATGCACTTAATAACGCAGGGCTTGCACAATGTCtgcataaatttaaaattagtgaaaagATATCAAAGCATCTCACAACCAGggattcgttatttttcatgcTCTTCATCAGCTGTTCGAATGCGACGTTCATCTGTTGAAGTGATTTTCACATTTGCCTGTATGAATTCATCTATAATCAACTTTAATACACGTGTACTTTGGTGTATCGCGATACGATTAATTGATATGTCGCGTCACGTCACTCAAGCCCAGTACTGCGTATAAGTTATTTCAAATGAGTTACAATATGCCCTTTGAAACGCATTTCATATGCACATGCGGACCAATCAATTAGCCTACAGgattaattcaattatttcaaatccGCAAAGATAGTCGGTGAGATGGACAGAGAGGACTGTGATCAGTTTATGACATAGGATGCAGCCCTACAAGCGCATAGTGACATTACGAATTAGAGATAAGGATagccaaatgaaaaataataagggAATAATAGTACATAGGTATAACACGCACAGATTTTGTCTGTGGCAAAAGGAATAAAAGAGACGATGGTTGGATAAAAGATAATTCATGTATTTCCGCATTCAATCTGAATGCACTTGTTTGTAACCCATTCGACGATGGCTTGACGTTCGCCGTTCTTTGGAGATAGGATGATGATCAAGACGTTCGATAGTTGGGGAATGAAGGCGTGTGCATCGCAACTTTGCAACTTCTAAGTACCTGCTCGGTACAGGGTCCAATCCTTATACCATTATTATCTAATCTGTAAAATGAAGACTCATGCCGTCTAAGCTCAACCAAGCCGGGGGCTTGGAGTTGCGTAACTGCAAGTCGTTCTTGTATAAAAGGGAGTTTTTCTGCGGTGGATCTTCAGTCGTAAAGCTCAAACAGCAGTGCACATAGGTACTGACTTTTGTAACCCAGTAGACGCTCAGTAATCTCTTTTGAAGCAAAATGGTTCAAATCGTTGGAAAGTACCAGCATGTCGTTAGCTCTCCCGAGTTCGCAGACTATCTCAAGGCTGTGGGAGGCGACGATGCCAGGATAGGGCTGCTCCTTAAAAGCAACCCATCGTTAACGATTTCCGAGGCTGGCGGTAAATGGACAGTGACAGTTGGCAACGAAGGCAAGGAATCCACTTCGGTTTTCAAGCTGGGAGAACCTTACGACGAAGTCTTGCCACAGGGCGCAACCCTGAAGGTATGTACCTTCACTACATAGATAATAAACAATACATGCATATAAAcataatacatacatgtagGTAAGTACACGTTAGTGACTTCGAGTGAAGCGGTGTTCCTTAAACCGTACTTCTTCACTGGTGGTGTAGAATTGTTAGCATGCCATAATAAAGTAACAATATACACCAGTGCACTCATTGAGCAAATTTTGTCGTAAAAGTACAGTATAGTCGATATCTGAAGTTATACGTCATACACGTATAGTTATAGACGTACAGTTTCCGGCGCGAggattcatatttttcaaaaatgaaagaaaatgcaaaaatgcgGTACAAGTTAGAATATGGTTGTGATTTTCTTTGCAATTGGTTGCTAATATTAtcaatattgaaacaaatgCATACCTTTTATTGCAGAGCGTAACGAAACGCGAGGGCGACAAGTTCATCACTGAGTCAACAGTACCCGACGGTAGGAGGGGTCTCAGAACTTACGAATTCACTGACGCCGGTATCACCGTGGTAAGTTTTTACATCAGGTTTATCGGTATCGGTTCGAAAAAGATGTAACATCAAGCTTTTCAATGGTCAATTGAACCATGTCAGTAAAATTAGAGACAACGGGCACTGCACTAATCATTTTTAAGTAATATTGATTGTTTTTACGGATTAAACTATCTTACAGCTGATGTGTGTACTTGCCCGTGATAATTTCTCTGACACGTAgtgatttttgtaaattgttgGGTAACATTTCAAATCTTTGGTAAATGTAACTATTAAACACCTTGAAACTGGACATAATATATAGGGTAGATCTCTTGAAAGCGCCGATTCCGAGCCACGCGGTTATCGCCAGCGTCAACTCATGAGCAACTTTTACTTCACAACGAGCCAAGCGTGGCGGACAAATTCTTCGAACGAAAACTTGCGCTTTCGAGAGACCTTCTCTGTATAGGCGATGAATTATATGATTCGACTATTGAATCAAATTTGTGTTTTTCAGCATCTGGTTGACGAGAAGAGTGGCGTTAAGGCCACGCGTACTTACAAGAGGATTTAGATTGATTAGTCATCGGCTAAAGTATACCTTCGCTACAAACGGATGCCGAACTCGGACACGTCTCTAccgatataaaaatatgtatagatttttcaatgtgtATCAATAAATAGTTTCATACCGTGCAatctacatatgtataaatttccTTATCATTGTGCCTCTACCCAAAGTTACTTAAAATCCTATATAATTACACGTACCGATTAGGCTGTACCGTTTCAACATAAGGGGGTGCGGCCTGGTCAATTTCAATATTGACGCATATATcttcaaatatcgaagtccatgtatctcaaacgcgaaaaagggCTTAAGAGCTCCATTCTACACGCAATTATAAACGAAACCACGTCCAATAAATGTTCATTTGACGCGGAAATTAAGAAATCTCACGAATTCTATACGAATTTACTATcgcgatttcgtagaatccgtgccatttctttatttctgcgccgaataaaaatatatcggcgtctttttgttcagaattgtgtataTAATGGGACTGTTTAGCCCTTTTTCGCGCTCAAGATACGTAGACTTTGATGTTCAGCGGTATATACGTCagcgtcgaaatcgaccagggcactCCCTTAATACGACATAACACTATACGTTAGACATTTCGTAAAACCAATAGGTATTAACTGCCGTTAATCGTATATACGTGGACTCACTTCAGTAGCGATCGGCAAATTTCTACACCCCCTCCCCATAAATATACCGAATGTTGGTATCTCATTGCAGCTGATTGTGCTGATTGATATGCATCAAGATATTGTACCACGAAAAACGTTCCATACACCGATTCCAGTGATCTTTTAATCCCGAATAGTTAGTCATATATAATTTAAACTACACGTATAATTTATGAGGAATACATCAGACACAAATCTCATTGATTTCACGTGTTGCTGGGTGAGATAAAACGTGCGCTGTGTCACGATACATGTACCGATACTTTATTCCACAGACGTGTcgactcatttttttttcaacattgacAGATCAAAATCTCCTGATAATTGTTGATCacgagttgaaatttttgcatgCACCGAAAGCTTAAAGGTATACCAAAGTTACATGTGTGCACGTATTTGAATATGCATAGTTCCATCGTggaataatatacatacatatacatatatttttttttttataaactttattacatttttttatactgctcgaatttattaattaataaggTATCACATTAAATCATAAAGGTGCGGTACACTGATGGTAATACGTATATGGTGACGAAAATAATCCGTATGTACTCAACTTCGGTAggaacaaacaaaataaataggACTTTCATTATTACGATATACGATgattaattatcatttataACATGCacatataaaattaaaaaatataaaaaaatcatccagTTTTGCTATGTCATTATgatataataatgatgataatagtaataatttcACCGCCTCCATTCGTTGCGCTTAAGAATACCTAATTCGTCGTAAAATGTAGGCTGGAGTCACTTTTCGGAGGCGATATCCGGGGGCAGCGTGTCTTTCTCTTATAATTTATGACTTTAtggtattcttttttttatacttcgattctatttttctcatgtttagaaaatttcgttcaaatttttgctTTATGAAATCtcttcaaataataattattataccgcACGCAGATCACCTAAAACGAGCACCTCGAAATTACGTACTCTCAAAATATTGtatcgttataataataagtaaTTCTCAAACTTGTCTGATTATTTACACAACAAAGGTTTCAAGCCTTCCTCTTTCACCGCGATTTTTCATATATCAATGCAACTCCACAGCACACCGAAGCAGTTAAGCAATAGTATATTGTGATTGTTTATATATAGCATAGGTATACTTAACTTTCTTAATTATGAATTGATAGatattttttccgtttttcgttttttttgtcattttttttttttttttactttaattcTTACCATTACGTAAACATTatagtataaatttttactctttaCTTTCCTATCTACTACTGTGAATGCATTGtggtttttcaattcacttttcgAATTCATAAGAAAACTACAGTAGCGCGGCGTATACTATCGGCGCAAGCTATTCCGAAATTAAGTATGCGCACTTGTGCGTAATGGTCCTTGTTGTAATACTCCGACGATCCAAGTCGTATTCAGTCAGCAGTCATGATCAGTTGATTATCAGTCGATGATGTGACCAGAGATGCATCCTTTTGCGGTACGTCTTCTTCGATAGTACTAGTTGATATTATCGTCTTCTGCTCGTGCACTTCAGTAATTCCGTTCTGGACGTGTTCGGCCTCAATTGAAGTCGTTATCGTTGTCTTTGTCGTAGAATTTTTTACCGCTGACAATTTTCCCCCTGGTCTCGTTATGGGCGCTGGTTTTTTTTGCGGCGGTGTGGTAGCTGGAGCAGCATTTTTACTCGTCAAGTTTCGCTTAGCAGTGGTTGAACTGGTGCTCGTACCCGTTACCGAAGAACGTCCAGTTCTGCTTAGCGTTGATGCATTTGCGCGTGCTGAGGACAATTGTTTATTCGTTGTCTCTTTTGCCTGCTTGTCAGCTGCTGGCGATTTTGGCATAGCAGATTTTGGTTTTGCTACAAGTCCAGTCGCGCCGATAGTTGTAGCGGTCTTTGGACGAGGTGAAGATACAGAGGTGCTTGTTGGCTTAGGTTTTGCAGACGTAGTTGTAGCGGAAACAGACCTCGGTTTTGCTGTTGTTGTAGTAGATGTAGCAGAAGTTGGACGAGCTGTTGCTGACGGCTTCATCGTAGTCTTGGAGACAGTGGTTGACATACCTGTCGAAGAACGGGTTGCCGGCTTAGAAAGAGCTGACTTGCTGGAAGTTCTCACATCACCGTTGGCTGTAGATTTCTTGTCACTGGAAATTGGAGTAGGTTTAGAAGTAGTGCTGGATGGTTTCGACCTGGGTGCTGCTGTTAAGGATACACTGGTGCGAGTTGTTGACGTCTTGGTCAGAGAAGCCACTTTCACAGGAGCTTTTGCCGCTGGAGATTTATTAATAGTGCCAGTGACAGACGTTTTGGCAGTCTCCAGATGTTTGGGACGAGATATAGTGCTACCGGTAACTGCTTTTTTTGGTGCTGAAGCTCCAATCACTCGCTGAGCTGCACCAACACTTTTTGTTGGAGATGTTGGTGTTGATTTGTTTGTGAGTTTCGCCGCCGTCGTAGTTCTGGATCCTGTTTTGGCCGCAGGTTTCACCTTTGCTGTTTTTGTAGTAGGTGATGCTGTAACTGTTGCTGCAGTGGCTGCTGCTGCAACGGCAACAGACGCGGCCACAGTTGGGGACAGAGGTGCACGAGGCAACAACTCATCAGTCTTTGACACTGCATTGTCATTCTTTTCATCTTCTCGAATTTTTGCCACCGTCTCGCTTTCTTCTAGTTCCCTAGAATCATCGTATTTCACTACAGTGCTCTTCTCAACTGAATTTTCAACAGCTTCAGGGGCCAGGCTTTGAGATTCGGTTTTCACTTCGGGTTCCACAATTATTCCGTTTGATGGACGAACAGTATGTAGTTCAGgattcaattgtttttccaaGCCAGTGAATTCCTGCATGGATTCGGATAGGTTCATAACTGGTGTGTCAATTTTTGGTTCTTTGTTGATAGCGTTCTCCAGAGTTTTTGGGTCCCCTTCGGACACTTCTCTTTCAGGAACAGTAGTTTCCTTATCCAGTACGATTTCCTTATGCAATTCCACCTCTGTACTGGTGTTATTTTCTGTCCGCATTTCGTCTCTTAGTTCTAGAGCTCTATCTTCTGTAACTTCCGGCTCAGAAGACAATGCTGATGTAATCTCTTGCTGTGCAATCGGCTCTGACATCAATGCTTCCGGCGCAATGCTATCTTTGCTAAGCGGAGAATGTGTGAAATTAAGCAGAATTTTGTTTTGCGCCAAATCCTCGGTCGACTTGTTGTGAAACTGTGATTCGTGCATGACCTCTTGCTTAGGAATTTCAGAATAAAGTTCTTCAAGAATTTTCTGCTTTTCAATGTCAGTATTTGGTGATTCTTGGGTTGACGTTTCATCCAGCATAAGCTTGAAATGCTCATCAGGCGAAGTATTCACCTCTTCATTGAGGCATGATTCATTCGGAGCCACGGGTGGTGTGATAGGAATACCTTCAAACGGCgttgaaacttttctttcgtCAGCATCAAGATCTGAATGCGACTCTTCTTTTCGCGATGCAAATGCATCCCCTTCCTCAACCGGAGGTTCGCTCGTGGGTGGTGGTGATAATCGGGAGTCTTTGTTTTCGGTTTTTGTGAATGAAACATATTCAGAAACGTCCGTAACTTCATTCCGAACTGGTAAAGTCGTGTCACCTTCAGTCGCAGGCATTGGTGAATTCGGTGACGATGAAATGGCGGGCTTCGGGCAGGTTGAGATCTCGAGGTGGCTAGTGGTTTCCATGCCCGGCGAGGCTGACGTGAGAATTTTGGGAACTGGGGAAATGTTAGTTTCAATATCAATCTGCGTCGATTTACCGAGAACTTCCGCTTCACCGAGTTCTGTACAGAAAACACGCGGCGCTGGTTCTGGAGTGATGCCACTATCCAGCGTTGAGAAAGAGTCTACAGCATGATACCCTGTGTCTCCTGAATAATTTTGTGGTGACGGTGTGTTGACAACGTTACCGGAGGCTGTACTGAAGGATGGAATCAACTCCACCATTCCAGACATCAGGCTAGTCTCATTTGCTATCAATGGTTCTGGGGAACATGGATTGGATATTTCCGTTCCAGGCAGGTCGTCATTTTTCTCGATCTTTTCGCCCAACAGATCGAGCATTGGTTCGTTTCTACTATCCGGGAAAGCGACTGTCGGTGGAGGGTGATCGGAGCCAGGGGTGACAAGAGTTGTGAGCTCTGGATGAAGTTCGGGTGACTGAGCAGTGAGACCGTCATTGTTTATATCTCCTGTGTTTTCCTCGTCCCCATCACCCATTAGGTCCGAGTCGTTAAGCTGGTGTACGATGTTCAAGTCACAGCCCTGGTCAAATGCGGCTTGGAAATCGCCTGGTGTAAAGGACATTGCCATAGGATCTTTGGAAATGTCATAATCTCCGCGTTCAGAACCTGCAAACGAGTCGTCTGTGATAGATATTCCAGTTCTTTGGAAATCCGTTGTTGTCATGAAGCTAGTCGTTGATTCGTCGCCGAATTCAGCTCTCGTGGATGATATTGCAGACTCATCTAAGCCATGGGGCGTTCGGTTCCCGGTTTTCTGCGGATCCGTTAAGTAATCTGTGAATTCAGGCTGCAGCAAATTCTTGGTCGACTCTTCGTTCGAATTTTCGGTTTCATGGGGGCGGAGGGACACTTCAATCTGAAACTCTCCTTGACTGGGTACTGGTATATCATCCATTTCAGGGGTCTGCTTTTGGGGTGACCCTGACAGAAGGAAATCATTGGTCAAGCCTGTCCTGGTTGATAGCATTGTTGGCGGAGAAACCGGGACGAATTCCGCTGCGTTTGGATTTAATTGGAAATCCATATCTTCTTGACCTGCTTCGCTGGTTGCGAATTCCACTTGTAGTTTTTGTTTGGcacaaatctgaaaaattcaaatgaataaGAATATTTCTTATGACGTACAAAGCACAGAATAATCTTAGCTTAAAAGCCTAGCAATCTGAGAGAACTTTGGTGCATGcacaaaataattgaaatctaTTGGTCAGCGAAATCATGCCGCAACAACATTTTCATCTGGAAAGCAAAGCAGCCCACTTGGTCGAACAGGGGCATGAGCTGTCAAATACTTTcgtaatatataaatacgtcattttttcaatcttcgaCAAAACAAGCAGAAAATACCACACAGCTTCAAgtttacaaattcaaaaataatgcTCCTTCAATGCCTGTCTATAAGTGAAAAGTATTCCATAACTTGCCAAATTTAGTTCAGACCGATTCTACTCTCTCATCATTCATGGTTTGTTTACATCGTCACTATCCTGTCAATGCAAGATTTGACACATTCTAGCAAATAATGTCGTTATACTGTCACAAAAATTCCGGAAGGCTTGACAGTTTCAATGACACGCAAAAACTGATTTAATCACTACTCACATCAGAATCAATTTGCTCTGACTTATTTATTTCCTTGTGGTGATCCTGTAAATCGTCTTTGCCAAAGTCCACAGCTTCTGGCAATTGAGTTTCGTTTGGACAATCAACTGCTTCGTTCGTAGGCTTGACGCTGGTTGTCGCCTTGTCGTTTTTGTGGTCGACCACCTCTGCAGGCGTAGTTCGCTCCTTTTCCTTGTTCGGATAATAGTTCCACTCGTCCTCAGAGTCCTCGCTATCTGCTACATTATCTGCTTCAGGTATTACTGCATGCTGATCAGGTTCTGGAAAGAGAAATCATTTCGATGACGTCTAAATCGAGGATGTATGGATGCACATTTTAGCAGGTTATTATTAATGCGGAATCATGGAGTTGGAAACTGATGATACTACATAATTGTTAGTCATGAACTGTGTCATGTTCTATACTTGTACTCATTACATGTCATGTGTACAATATAGATATAAGGATGATTCACAATATTATGTCGGCATAAAAATTAAGATAAAAGACTTTGATGCATATCGAATCGTCACCCcgagttttttgtttcactacGTACATTTAATTTCCTCCAATTAAAAATaggtagaaaaaaacattcttgGATTTCCGCGGAAATCGAAGCGCCGCACCTCGAATACAACAGCGAGAAAC
The Neodiprion fabricii isolate iyNeoFabr1 chromosome 5, iyNeoFabr1.1, whole genome shotgun sequence genome window above contains:
- the LOC124182088 gene encoding fatty acid-binding protein homolog 9-like, giving the protein MVQIVGKYQHVVSSPEFADYLKAVGGDDARIGLLLKSNPSLTISEAGGKWTVTVGNEGKESTSVFKLGEPYDEVLPQGATLKSVTKREGDKFITESTVPDGRRGLRTYEFTDAGITVHLVDEKSGVKATRTYKRI